The Stratiformator vulcanicus genome has a segment encoding these proteins:
- a CDS encoding DUF2062 domain-containing protein, with translation MAAEQSPPKSGRSKSPDLGRFGWANPRTIVRYLLSLDDTPHRVALGFAVGIFVGLTPTVGVQMILVGMIWYLCRRPFDFNCRAGIVSCYISNPITTIPIYWFSYCVGWYFTGGDLTRDEFAKAFQYSGFSEWWATVWKLFIEIGWPLVIGSLIVATIGAVIAYPAIYYLLIGFRAAAQKRREAHRKKVRERRRTESPSADEPKSLVRAGEDAA, from the coding sequence ATGGCGGCAGAGCAATCCCCCCCAAAATCAGGGCGGTCGAAGTCTCCCGATCTGGGGCGATTCGGCTGGGCAAACCCGCGGACGATCGTGCGCTACCTGCTGTCGCTCGATGACACGCCCCATCGAGTGGCCCTCGGCTTCGCGGTCGGTATCTTTGTCGGACTGACCCCCACCGTCGGCGTGCAGATGATCCTTGTCGGGATGATCTGGTACCTCTGCCGCAGGCCATTCGACTTCAACTGCCGAGCGGGGATCGTCTCCTGCTACATCTCCAATCCGATCACCACGATCCCGATTTACTGGTTCAGCTACTGCGTGGGCTGGTATTTCACCGGGGGCGACTTGACGCGCGATGAATTTGCGAAGGCCTTCCAGTATTCGGGGTTTTCCGAATGGTGGGCGACCGTCTGGAAGCTGTTCATTGAGATCGGCTGGCCCCTGGTCATTGGTTCGTTGATTGTGGCGACCATCGGGGCGGTTATCGCCTATCCGGCGATCTACTATCTGCTGATCGGGTTCCGAGCAGCCGCTCAGAAGCGACGCGAGGCGCACCGCAAAAAAGTGCGGGAGCGACGTAGGACAGAGAGTCCATCGGCGGACGAACCAAAATCGCTCGTCCGCGCCGGTGAAGACGCCGCGTAG
- the speD gene encoding adenosylmethionine decarboxylase, with amino-acid sequence MGKGNHVLIDCRNVPRDVCLDDGRMLEVMARSAAKAGMHVISQVRYHFGHNSAPGYTCVVLLDESHCSAHTYADLGLIALDVFTCGDTDPRKILEHMREELDLGDVTVRTLPRFTGSDMLPNEATVTEYDADEAPAMQYAEATC; translated from the coding sequence TTGGGAAAAGGTAATCACGTACTGATTGATTGTCGGAATGTGCCGCGGGATGTTTGCCTCGACGACGGGCGAATGCTGGAGGTCATGGCTCGCTCGGCTGCAAAAGCCGGGATGCACGTGATCTCGCAGGTCCGATATCACTTCGGCCACAACTCCGCTCCCGGCTACACCTGCGTCGTATTGCTCGATGAGAGCCATTGCTCGGCTCACACGTACGCCGATCTCGGGCTGATCGCCCTCGACGTGTTCACCTGCGGTGACACCGACCCTCGCAAGATTCTCGAGCACATGCGCGAGGAACTCGACTTGGGTGACGTCACCGTCCGCACCCTGCCTCGCTTCACCGGATCGGATATGCTTCCCAACGAAGCCACCGTCACCGAGTACGACGCGGACGAGGCTCCCGCAATGCAATACGCGGAAGCTACCTGTTAA
- a CDS encoding HEPN domain-containing protein, whose translation MRLYRGLAVRRREDADVLVAAERYSGAIYLGGYVAECVLKALILRHTAAGQETQALNEVKSIGHNLERLKTRAIETGSVHFPAEVIRALNSLNYWSSELRYDLKTPGRKDVSAFFRALKVIGEWSERVSW comes from the coding sequence GTGCGACTGTACCGGGGATTGGCAGTGCGTCGCCGCGAGGACGCGGATGTTCTCGTTGCGGCGGAACGGTACAGCGGAGCAATCTATCTGGGTGGATATGTCGCCGAATGTGTTCTGAAAGCTTTGATTTTGCGGCATACCGCAGCCGGCCAAGAGACGCAGGCGTTGAATGAAGTCAAATCGATCGGACACAATCTGGAACGGCTGAAGACGCGGGCGATAGAGACGGGCTCCGTACATTTTCCTGCGGAAGTCATACGCGCTCTCAACTCACTCAATTATTGGTCCTCCGAACTTCGCTACGACTTAAAGACTCCGGGCAGAAAAGATGTCTCTGCATTCTTTCGGGCTCTGAAAGTCATTGGTGAATGGTCCGAACGAGTCAGTTGGTGA
- a CDS encoding COG1361 S-layer family protein, with translation MRLGRIVLAIGGILTTAGAVAVAQNGYTPGGYYGQATTRSDASFARGSATGTSRSDLKNYNRQLFGTERPQPKTAAAPAEGRYTLRSSNVRQAAATTNDTASKATNAGFEQSAGTNPYGQIETIGYKDGSNPFAGRNPFAALESEVQSRRPVKETIRQTSAAPEFDPAMPARDDSPRVNRLTITPPATGSVTRQAAPRNEVIDFGVDAFEPADTTLPPLSESMQPQDVRTPAFGTNLPTPQPSTTLRTTNTTALSDAASATGTQEASVSVKWVRRSEINVGQVCEIELVVKNDGPSTATGCEVDAFFPATVRLSETKPAAADAGDHVTWTIGELAGGEQKSFLISLVPSVRGSLDVAAYVRTTNVAGERFSVQEPMLAMTLKGPERVVVGDPATHTIVVSNPGTGTAKNVTVEATLPEGLEHAKGQKLAMNIGSLAPNETRVIRLALAATKGGPQPIEVLATAGETLSRTASNDVFVVAPSLRLEMDGPGLRYVGRTAKYTLRVTNDGSAPNNNVRVSHKVPSGFEFTKTDMSGRYDELNRMVTWFVGRLDAGETKELSLELTASEAGVFEHLAGAISEHGARAETSVQTEVDGIASLVLEVVDLDDPVEVGRETAYEIRVKNVGTKEAANVDISCKLPEGVMLLDARGPSAHKATGQVIFFRPLDNLGAGKTAVFQIHVKGSIEGDQRFRVRLASDSITEPLIFEELTKYYGG, from the coding sequence ATGCGACTAGGTAGAATCGTGCTCGCCATCGGCGGGATCCTCACAACGGCCGGAGCCGTCGCGGTCGCTCAAAACGGCTACACGCCGGGCGGCTACTACGGCCAAGCCACCACGCGCAGCGATGCCTCGTTTGCTCGCGGCAGTGCGACGGGGACCTCTCGCTCCGACTTGAAAAACTACAATCGCCAACTGTTCGGCACTGAGCGGCCGCAACCGAAGACGGCAGCCGCTCCGGCGGAAGGCCGTTACACGTTGCGATCGTCGAACGTCCGTCAGGCGGCCGCCACGACCAACGACACCGCCTCCAAGGCGACCAACGCCGGCTTCGAACAGTCCGCCGGGACCAACCCGTACGGACAGATCGAAACCATCGGCTACAAGGACGGCTCGAATCCGTTTGCCGGACGCAATCCGTTCGCAGCGCTCGAGTCGGAAGTGCAGTCGCGTCGGCCCGTCAAAGAAACGATTCGTCAAACGTCAGCAGCGCCGGAATTCGATCCGGCAATGCCCGCTCGCGACGACAGCCCGCGGGTCAATCGTTTGACGATTACCCCGCCGGCGACCGGCAGCGTGACCCGGCAGGCCGCTCCTCGAAATGAAGTCATCGACTTCGGCGTTGACGCGTTCGAACCTGCGGACACCACATTGCCGCCGCTGTCTGAGTCGATGCAGCCGCAAGATGTGCGGACGCCTGCGTTCGGTACAAACCTGCCGACGCCCCAGCCTTCAACCACTCTGCGAACGACCAACACCACCGCCCTTTCCGACGCCGCCTCAGCGACCGGGACTCAGGAAGCTTCGGTTTCCGTCAAGTGGGTCCGCCGCAGTGAAATCAACGTCGGGCAGGTCTGCGAGATTGAACTCGTCGTCAAAAACGACGGACCGTCCACCGCGACGGGCTGCGAAGTCGATGCCTTCTTCCCCGCCACCGTCCGGCTGAGCGAAACCAAGCCCGCCGCGGCCGATGCCGGTGATCACGTCACTTGGACCATCGGTGAACTCGCCGGTGGAGAACAGAAGTCATTCCTCATCTCGCTCGTCCCGAGCGTCCGAGGCAGCCTCGACGTCGCCGCCTACGTGCGAACGACAAACGTGGCCGGCGAGCGATTCTCGGTTCAAGAACCGATGCTCGCCATGACGCTCAAAGGACCCGAGCGGGTCGTGGTCGGTGATCCGGCAACGCACACGATCGTCGTGTCGAATCCGGGTACCGGAACGGCCAAGAACGTGACCGTCGAAGCGACGCTGCCCGAAGGCTTGGAACACGCCAAGGGGCAGAAGTTGGCCATGAACATCGGGTCGCTCGCTCCGAACGAAACCCGAGTGATTCGGCTCGCACTGGCCGCCACCAAGGGTGGTCCGCAGCCGATCGAAGTCCTCGCAACAGCCGGTGAGACGCTCAGTCGCACCGCCTCGAACGATGTCTTTGTGGTCGCTCCGAGCCTGCGGCTCGAAATGGACGGACCGGGACTGCGATACGTCGGACGAACCGCGAAGTACACATTGCGAGTCACCAACGACGGCTCCGCTCCGAACAACAATGTCCGGGTTTCCCACAAGGTGCCCAGCGGCTTCGAGTTCACCAAGACCGACATGAGCGGTCGCTACGATGAACTCAACCGCATGGTGACCTGGTTTGTCGGTCGACTCGACGCCGGCGAAACCAAGGAGCTTAGTCTCGAATTGACCGCTTCGGAAGCAGGCGTGTTCGAGCACCTCGCCGGTGCGATTTCCGAACACGGGGCCCGGGCCGAGACGTCGGTGCAGACCGAAGTCGACGGCATCGCCTCACTTGTTCTCGAAGTTGTCGATCTCGACGATCCGGTCGAAGTCGGCCGCGAGACGGCTTACGAAATCCGCGTGAAGAACGTCGGAACCAAAGAAGCGGCCAACGTCGACATCTCCTGCAAATTGCCGGAAGGCGTGATGCTGCTCGATGCCCGCGGACCTTCAGCCCACAAGGCCACCGGTCAGGTCATCTTCTTCCGACCGCTCGACAACCTTGGTGCCGGCAAAACCGCCGTGTTCCAGATTCACGTCAAAGGCTCGATCGAAGGCGACCAACGCTTCCGCGTCCGCCTTGCCAGCGACTCGATCACCGAGCCGCTGATCTTCGAAGAACTGACGAAGTACTACGGCGGCTGA
- a CDS encoding YcxB family protein: MTVRFELSAEDVAEFSVYLYSRSPEGRAARSRQLRTAITFAVVAALLFAGLQWIQTTESAGLATLFSTGGSIMAMLAFLVFLGWRRTSMSAIRSAAEQLAGTKNALISVEGPYELTVDDRGVRQTADGLDDFLAWRRHARFDESDSHFFLLRTFHAMNNAVGATATIIPKRAFDSPESIDQFAQYVRQRLEDQAIDLDDSDFS, encoded by the coding sequence ATGACGGTTCGATTCGAACTCTCCGCTGAAGATGTCGCTGAGTTCAGCGTCTATCTCTACAGCCGGTCGCCTGAGGGCCGAGCCGCCCGCTCACGGCAGTTGCGAACGGCCATCACATTCGCCGTCGTGGCCGCGCTGTTGTTTGCCGGATTGCAGTGGATTCAAACGACCGAATCGGCCGGGCTGGCGACCCTGTTTTCGACGGGGGGATCGATCATGGCAATGCTCGCCTTCCTGGTCTTCCTTGGATGGCGGCGAACCTCAATGAGTGCTATCCGCAGCGCCGCAGAGCAGTTGGCCGGAACGAAGAATGCCCTGATCTCTGTCGAAGGCCCCTACGAATTGACAGTCGATGATCGGGGGGTGAGGCAGACCGCTGACGGGCTTGATGATTTTCTGGCGTGGCGACGTCACGCCCGCTTCGACGAGTCCGATTCGCACTTTTTTCTCCTGAGGACGTTTCACGCGATGAATAACGCCGTGGGAGCCACCGCTACAATCATTCCGAAGCGGGCCTTCGATTCCCCCGAGTCGATCGATCAATTCGCTCAATACGTGCGGCAACGCCTTGAGGATCAGGCGATCGATCTCGATGATTCCGACTTCTCCTGA
- a CDS encoding sulfatase, translating into MSFKFVPPGSNLKVAALALRKRLTQSSVFAVALIAFLEVPLTAADRPNVLFIAIDDLNDWVGPLKGHPDVKTPNIDRLAKRGVTFTDAHCQFPLCGPSRASLMSGMHPDTLEVFWHQGGKPENLMPRVAELGGVLLDQHFRNNGYAVFSRGKIYHSGHPNAKKYFDEWGGHAGFGPKPKRKFAWDSDFTQTDWGVFPDDVTRMPDYQTAEFGVRKLGEARDKPFLLMVGFVRPHVPWYTPQKWFDRFDPDALQMPPYRSDDLDDLPPMSSEINRMPGSPTTEWAKESGEWKQIVRAYLACVNFVDEQVGKVLDALDESDYADETIVVLWSDHGYHIGEKNRFQKHSLWERSTHVPVILAGPGIPQDDKCDQVVGLIDIAPTLADLCDLPPNKRWEGRSLAPLLRGSNPKWDRGVLTTWKEGNHAVTTERYRLLRYHDGTKELYDREADPNEWVNLAERSESKEVIVELGRRMDSLLGRTRE; encoded by the coding sequence ATGTCATTTAAATTCGTCCCACCCGGTTCGAACCTGAAAGTAGCGGCTTTGGCGCTTAGAAAGCGATTGACGCAGTCCAGCGTTTTCGCCGTTGCTTTAATTGCTTTCCTTGAAGTGCCGCTGACGGCAGCCGATCGCCCGAATGTCCTGTTCATCGCGATCGATGACCTCAACGATTGGGTTGGGCCGCTGAAGGGGCATCCGGACGTTAAGACGCCGAACATCGATCGGCTGGCCAAACGCGGCGTGACGTTCACCGACGCTCACTGCCAGTTTCCGCTGTGTGGTCCGTCGCGGGCGAGTCTGATGTCGGGGATGCATCCCGACACGCTCGAAGTTTTTTGGCATCAAGGCGGCAAGCCGGAGAACCTGATGCCTCGGGTTGCTGAACTCGGCGGGGTGCTGCTCGATCAGCATTTTCGCAACAACGGCTACGCGGTCTTCAGCCGCGGGAAGATCTATCACTCCGGGCATCCGAATGCCAAAAAGTACTTCGACGAGTGGGGCGGCCACGCCGGGTTCGGGCCGAAGCCGAAGCGGAAGTTCGCCTGGGACAGCGATTTTACGCAGACCGACTGGGGCGTCTTTCCCGATGACGTCACGCGGATGCCCGACTATCAGACCGCCGAGTTCGGCGTTCGCAAACTGGGCGAGGCTCGCGACAAACCGTTCCTGCTGATGGTCGGTTTCGTCCGCCCTCACGTGCCTTGGTACACGCCCCAAAAGTGGTTCGACCGATTCGATCCCGACGCGCTACAGATGCCGCCATATCGGAGCGACGATCTGGATGACCTGCCGCCGATGTCATCGGAGATCAATCGAATGCCCGGGTCACCCACGACCGAGTGGGCGAAGGAATCGGGTGAGTGGAAGCAGATCGTGCGGGCCTATCTCGCCTGTGTGAATTTCGTCGATGAGCAGGTCGGTAAGGTGCTCGATGCCCTCGATGAGAGCGACTACGCGGACGAGACGATCGTGGTGCTGTGGTCCGATCATGGCTACCACATCGGCGAAAAAAATCGCTTTCAAAAGCATTCGCTGTGGGAACGCTCGACCCACGTGCCGGTGATCCTGGCTGGGCCGGGCATTCCGCAAGATGATAAGTGTGATCAGGTCGTGGGGCTGATCGACATTGCTCCGACGCTTGCCGATCTTTGCGACCTTCCGCCGAACAAACGCTGGGAAGGCCGCAGCCTGGCGCCGCTGCTACGCGGCTCGAATCCGAAATGGGATCGCGGCGTCTTGACGACCTGGAAGGAAGGCAATCACGCCGTGACGACCGAACGATACCGTCTGCTGCGATACCACGACGGAACCAAGGAACTTTACGATCGCGAGGCCGATCCGAATGAGTGGGTGAACCTCGCGGAGCGTTCCGAGTCCAAAGAGGTGATCGTCGAACTTGGCCGCCGCATGGATTCGCTACTGGGTCGCACACGCGAGTAA
- the hisG gene encoding ATP phosphoribosyltransferase, with the protein MPAEVLKLGIPAGSLQDATAELFRRAGYRITFSSRSYYPQIDDEEIECLLIRAQEMARYVEQGVLDAGITGLDWVRETEADVTEVCELVFSKVSRRPVRWVLCVPKDSPVQSVRDLEGKRIATEAVGLTQAYLKKHGVTAKVEFSWGATEVKPPRLADAIVEVTETGSSLRANDLRIVDEVLQSTTRLIANKGALADDWKRRKLDDLSLMLQSVLRAEGKAGLMMNVHKDDLKKVLELLPALDKPTISSLADSDGVDVITIVEERVIRSIIPQLKAAGARGIVEYPITKLID; encoded by the coding sequence ATGCCCGCCGAAGTACTCAAACTTGGAATTCCCGCAGGGAGTCTTCAGGACGCCACCGCCGAGTTATTTCGCCGCGCGGGGTATCGCATCACCTTCTCTTCTCGCTCGTACTATCCCCAAATTGATGATGAGGAGATCGAGTGCCTGCTGATCCGCGCTCAGGAGATGGCCCGCTACGTGGAGCAGGGCGTCCTGGATGCCGGAATCACCGGCCTCGACTGGGTTCGTGAAACCGAGGCCGATGTGACCGAGGTTTGCGAACTGGTCTTCTCGAAAGTCAGTCGGCGCCCGGTCCGCTGGGTGCTATGCGTCCCGAAAGACTCGCCGGTTCAAAGCGTCAGGGACCTCGAAGGGAAGCGGATCGCGACTGAAGCGGTCGGGCTAACGCAGGCCTATCTCAAAAAGCACGGAGTAACGGCGAAGGTCGAATTCAGTTGGGGGGCGACGGAGGTCAAACCGCCGAGGTTGGCCGACGCAATTGTGGAGGTCACCGAAACGGGAAGTTCGCTTCGGGCAAACGATCTGCGAATCGTCGATGAGGTTCTGCAGAGCACGACCCGGCTGATCGCCAACAAGGGCGCGCTCGCTGATGATTGGAAGCGGCGAAAGCTCGACGACCTGTCGTTGATGCTGCAATCGGTCTTGCGTGCGGAAGGCAAAGCCGGCTTGATGATGAATGTTCACAAGGATGATTTGAAAAAAGTGCTGGAGCTGCTTCCGGCACTCGACAAACCGACGATTTCCTCACTGGCCGACTCCGACGGCGTTGACGTGATCACAATCGTCGAAGAGCGGGTGATTCGCTCGATCATTCCGCAGCTGAAAGCGGCCGGGGCTCGAGGCATTGTCGAATACCCGATTACCAAGCTGATTGACTGA
- the cysC gene encoding adenylyl-sulfate kinase yields the protein MADQVATNITWHEHSVNKDDRAKLNGHKGALLWFTGLSGAGKSTVANTVDHLLHQKGIHSFVLDGDNIRHGMNKNLGFSAEDRAENIRRIGEVGKLFVDAGIVTTTAFISPYRADRDAARALLDEGEFVEVYVKASLETCEDRDPKGLYKKARAGEIKGFTGIDDPYEAPENAEIVLDSDSKGIDELAGEVMTYLEEKGYFSA from the coding sequence ATGGCTGATCAGGTTGCGACCAACATTACGTGGCACGAGCACTCCGTCAACAAAGACGATCGTGCCAAACTCAACGGACACAAAGGCGCGCTGCTCTGGTTCACCGGACTCAGCGGCGCCGGGAAGAGCACTGTCGCCAACACCGTCGACCACCTGCTGCATCAAAAAGGGATTCACTCATTCGTGCTCGACGGAGACAACATCCGGCACGGTATGAATAAAAATCTCGGATTTTCCGCTGAGGATCGGGCCGAGAACATCCGTCGCATCGGCGAGGTCGGCAAGCTGTTCGTCGACGCGGGGATCGTGACCACGACCGCCTTCATTTCGCCCTACCGGGCCGATCGGGATGCCGCCCGAGCGTTGCTCGATGAGGGCGAATTTGTCGAGGTCTACGTCAAAGCGTCATTAGAAACCTGTGAAGATCGCGATCCGAAGGGCCTCTACAAAAAAGCCCGTGCTGGGGAGATCAAAGGCTTCACCGGGATCGACGATCCGTACGAAGCTCCGGAGAATGCCGAAATCGTGCTCGACTCCGATTCCAAAGGGATCGACGAACTCGCCGGTGAGGTCATGACCTATCTGGAAGAGAAGGGTTACTTCTCCGCCTGA
- a CDS encoding formylglycine-generating enzyme family protein: MKISIIAPLVLLALAAVSLATVAVLPTDGPARSTPVPPEAGGDASTTSDAKLSQRATREPITEAPAADPDGMVWIPGGSFEMGNPEPGDTQKDEIPVHAVTLDGFWMDATEVTNAEFSRFVEATGYKTIAETKPKREDFAGQIPDISTIPEENLVAGSICFNSEFDPSTIDKSQPLWPYAIWQHVEGASWREPEGPGSSIDDRMDHPVVHVAYEDAVAYCEWAGKRLPTEAEWEYAARGGLDDVAYPWGDERNPDGQWKHNIWQGEFPYENKVEDGYRTSAPVKSFEPNAYGLYDMSGNVWEWCRDWYRPDYYQRSPIWNPFGPAASFDPQEPMIPKRVQRGGSFMCSDNYCIGYRVTARMKGDPMTGTFHCGFRCVLPADGAEPDRTAVSENEPDAAGRLADVSGDSRS, encoded by the coding sequence ATGAAAATTAGCATTATCGCGCCGCTGGTCTTGCTCGCGCTGGCGGCTGTTTCTTTGGCAACCGTCGCGGTGTTGCCGACCGACGGCCCCGCCCGTTCGACGCCGGTCCCTCCGGAGGCGGGGGGCGACGCATCGACGACTTCGGACGCCAAGCTGAGCCAGCGAGCGACTCGTGAGCCAATCACCGAGGCTCCGGCGGCCGATCCCGACGGGATGGTTTGGATTCCGGGCGGCAGCTTCGAAATGGGAAATCCCGAACCGGGCGACACCCAAAAGGATGAAATTCCGGTTCATGCCGTCACGCTCGACGGATTTTGGATGGATGCGACCGAGGTGACCAACGCCGAGTTCTCCCGGTTCGTGGAAGCGACCGGCTACAAGACCATCGCTGAAACGAAGCCGAAGCGGGAAGACTTCGCGGGGCAGATTCCCGACATTTCGACGATCCCGGAAGAGAATCTGGTCGCCGGTTCGATTTGCTTCAACTCAGAATTTGACCCTTCGACGATCGACAAGTCGCAGCCGTTATGGCCGTACGCCATTTGGCAACACGTCGAAGGAGCGAGTTGGCGAGAACCTGAAGGGCCGGGTTCCTCGATCGACGACCGCATGGACCATCCGGTCGTGCATGTGGCCTACGAGGACGCGGTGGCTTACTGCGAATGGGCGGGCAAACGATTGCCGACCGAGGCCGAGTGGGAATATGCCGCCCGCGGGGGGCTTGATGACGTCGCCTATCCGTGGGGGGACGAGCGAAACCCGGACGGGCAATGGAAGCACAATATCTGGCAGGGTGAGTTTCCTTATGAAAACAAGGTCGAAGACGGCTATCGGACGAGCGCTCCGGTCAAAAGTTTTGAGCCCAACGCCTACGGCCTTTACGACATGTCCGGCAACGTTTGGGAATGGTGCCGCGACTGGTATCGCCCCGACTACTATCAGCGGAGCCCGATTTGGAACCCGTTCGGACCGGCCGCGAGCTTCGACCCGCAGGAACCGATGATCCCCAAACGTGTCCAGCGCGGGGGTTCATTCATGTGCAGCGACAACTACTGTATTGGATACCGCGTTACCGCCCGGATGAAGGGCGATCCGATGACCGGCACCTTCCACTGCGGGTTCCGCTGCGTTTTGCCGGCCGACGGAGCCGAGCCGGACCGGACGGCGGTGTCCGAAAATGAGCCGGATGCCGCAGGTCGACTTGCCGACGTCTCAGGCGATTCACGTTCATGA
- a CDS encoding deoxyhypusine synthase family protein, whose protein sequence is MSRELHDGRSDGLRPLKTLDLAEVNTFPDLLRAMGDTAFSGRQLGESFDVLLEMARDTDCKVVLTLSGAMTVAKQGRIFCELIDRGIVHAVISTGALMAHGLTESIGLTHYRYDPSQSDEDLFEKGYNRVYDTLEMESNLNDVERVVSQTLRTEQPEDGVWSSARLCKALGKALSEMDEGPGILKSAYEQNVPVFIPAFSDSEVGLDVSTWAMGLAVKESGKSPSDMTPEEMFRAVPPFNPFLDLQEYARFIGESDRIGIFTIGGGVPRNWAQQVAPYYDITNHRIGTEFKAPRFRYGVRICPEPVHWGGLSGCTYSEGVSWGKFVSPKEGGRFAEVYADATVVLPILCKAIFDELT, encoded by the coding sequence ATGTCCCGCGAACTTCACGACGGCCGCTCCGACGGACTCCGCCCCTTAAAGACCCTCGACCTTGCCGAGGTAAACACGTTTCCCGACCTGCTCAGGGCGATGGGAGATACAGCGTTCTCCGGGCGACAACTCGGCGAGTCGTTTGACGTCCTGCTGGAAATGGCACGAGATACCGACTGCAAGGTCGTGCTCACGCTCTCCGGAGCGATGACCGTCGCGAAGCAGGGCCGCATCTTCTGCGAATTGATCGATCGCGGCATCGTTCACGCCGTCATCTCAACCGGCGCCCTCATGGCTCACGGCTTGACCGAATCGATCGGCTTAACGCATTACCGCTACGACCCATCGCAGTCGGACGAAGACCTGTTCGAGAAAGGCTACAACCGGGTCTACGACACACTGGAGATGGAGTCGAATCTCAACGATGTCGAACGGGTCGTCTCGCAAACCCTGCGGACCGAGCAGCCCGAAGACGGCGTCTGGTCGTCTGCCCGACTATGCAAAGCGCTCGGGAAAGCGCTCTCCGAAATGGACGAGGGGCCGGGGATTCTTAAAAGCGCCTACGAGCAGAACGTCCCGGTCTTTATCCCCGCCTTCAGCGATAGCGAAGTCGGCCTCGACGTTTCGACCTGGGCGATGGGCCTCGCGGTGAAAGAATCGGGCAAGTCGCCGTCTGATATGACGCCCGAAGAGATGTTCCGAGCAGTGCCGCCCTTTAATCCGTTTCTCGACCTGCAGGAATACGCCCGCTTCATCGGCGAGAGTGACCGCATCGGTATCTTTACGATCGGCGGCGGCGTCCCCCGCAACTGGGCCCAGCAGGTCGCGCCGTACTACGACATCACGAACCATCGCATCGGCACCGAGTTCAAAGCCCCCCGCTTCCGCTACGGCGTCCGCATCTGCCCCGAACCGGTCCACTGGGGCGGCCTCTCCGGTTGCACTTATTCCGAAGGCGTGAGCTGGGGCAAATTCGTCTCCCCCAAAGAAGGCGGCCGCTTCGCCGAAGTCTACGCCGATGCCACCGTCGTGCTGCCGATCCTGTGCAAAGCAATCTTCGACGAGCTCACTTAA
- a CDS encoding citrate/2-methylcitrate synthase gives MSAEAGKDQAVVAKGLKGIMAADSSICLVDGQQGKLLYRGYNIDDLAEKSSYEEVAYLLMKGELPDAVQLDKFDDPLSKDAKLLPEVMAFLKNSPLDVPPMSLLRSATSVAGLYDPTAEDNSVDGAYSKAIRLIAKLPTMVAAIHRLREGKEPIDPVADKSVAWNFVHMLKGDEPTGDEVKAADLILILHAEHGFNASTFSSRVTIATLTDFYSAITAAIGTLKGKLHGGANTAVLETLMDIGSVEAVEPYVEKGLAAKEKFMGFGHAVYQVEDPRAKHLKALSKRLGEEQGNTKWYDMSVKMEELVTPAIKKNCNVDFYSASVQHYLGIPKDLFTCIFAMSRIAGWSAHVLEQLSDNKIIRPKAHYVGAEERKYVSIGER, from the coding sequence ATGAGTGCGGAAGCGGGTAAAGACCAAGCAGTCGTCGCGAAAGGGCTCAAAGGCATCATGGCGGCCGACAGTTCCATCTGTCTGGTCGACGGCCAGCAGGGGAAGCTGCTGTATCGCGGCTACAACATCGACGACCTCGCCGAGAAGAGCAGCTATGAAGAGGTCGCCTATTTATTGATGAAGGGCGAACTCCCGGACGCCGTTCAGCTCGATAAGTTCGATGATCCGCTTTCAAAAGATGCGAAGCTTCTCCCCGAAGTGATGGCGTTTCTGAAGAACTCTCCGCTCGACGTCCCGCCGATGTCGCTGTTGCGCAGCGCGACGTCGGTCGCGGGGCTTTACGATCCGACGGCGGAAGATAATTCGGTCGACGGAGCGTACTCGAAAGCGATTCGCCTCATCGCGAAACTTCCCACGATGGTGGCCGCGATCCATCGCTTGCGCGAAGGCAAAGAACCGATCGATCCGGTCGCCGACAAGAGCGTCGCTTGGAACTTCGTGCATATGCTCAAGGGAGACGAGCCGACCGGCGATGAAGTGAAGGCCGCCGATCTGATCCTCATTTTGCACGCCGAGCACGGCTTCAATGCCAGCACGTTCTCGTCCCGCGTCACGATCGCGACCTTGACCGACTTCTACTCGGCAATTACCGCCGCTATCGGCACGCTTAAAGGGAAACTGCACGGCGGAGCCAATACCGCGGTGCTCGAAACGCTGATGGACATCGGCAGTGTCGAAGCGGTCGAACCCTACGTGGAGAAAGGACTCGCGGCCAAAGAGAAATTTATGGGCTTTGGTCACGCGGTCTATCAGGTAGAAGACCCGCGGGCCAAGCATCTGAAGGCACTCAGCAAACGTCTCGGCGAAGAGCAGGGCAATACCAAATGGTATGACATGTCGGTGAAGATGGAGGAACTCGTCACGCCGGCCATCAAGAAAAATTGCAACGTCGACTTCTATTCCGCCAGCGTTCAACACTACCTCGGCATCCCCAAGGATCTCTTCACCTGCATCTTTGCGATGAGTCGCATCGCTGGCTGGAGCGCCCACGTGCTCGAACAGCTCTCCGACAACAAAATTATCCGCCCGAAGGCGCACTACGTCGGAGCGGAAGAGCGAAAGTATGTGTCAATTGGCGAGCGGTAG